One Helianthus annuus cultivar XRQ/B chromosome 12, HanXRQr2.0-SUNRISE, whole genome shotgun sequence genomic region harbors:
- the LOC110894082 gene encoding auxin response factor 19 → MKISANSSGSSLTTANPVEGGEKNRIINPELWQACAGPLVNLPVAGTHVVYFPQGHSEQVAASMKKDVDAQIPSYPNLQSKLICILHKITLHADTETDEVYAQMTLQPVPSFDREAVLRSDLSMKALKPQTEFFCKTLTASDTSTHGGFSVPRRAAEKIFPPLDFNMQPPAQELMARDLHDNVWTFRHIYRGQPKRHLLTTGWSLFVSGKRLFAGDSVLFIRDEKQQLLLGIRRANRQPANISSSVLSSDSMHIGVLAAAAHAASNNSPFTVFYNPRASPSEFVIPLAKYYKAVCSNQISLGMRFRMMFETEESGTRRYMGTITGISDLDGVRWKNSQWRNLQVGWDEATAGERRNRVSIWEIEPVTAPFFMCPTPPFYPGKRPRQPGMLGDDSADFDNIFKRTMPWLGEDMSMKDPGLSLAQWMNMQQNPSLVNQIQPGYLNSLAGPVLQNYGGAQMLTQNNLQFNGLNGQRSTSQLDQLQKLPQPATTTNPLAMMMQSQQLTDLTQQTVRQNLLNQTLPQNQVQSQIQSQNIFQLQQQQQLQQQQQQLQQQQQQQLQQQQQQQQLQQQQQQHQLQQQQQQQHQQQQQQHQLQQQLQLQQQQMMVSQSQSQQKVSLPSQFPDPQFGQKLQIPENQFQLLQKLQQQSLLAQQVQHPQDQTFTRSISTSQTTETPSQTPVTSLPQQMSRNNNEQNFRFSHLPQQPKLQHEMSGQMTVPTNQLSTNSSSLLTGTGSDDVPSCSTSPSTNNCPNAGPAMINNRSYQRTTTVAGEDMIQASSTHLMNTNGLETISANENFSKELQQKVDVKPSVNVSKIQNQGFLAPRTYLQNLGGPQMDYLDSSSSATSVCISQNDVHLQPHNSNHMSFNSQPLPFRDTVQDEEARNDPRTDINPFGVNMSSMIPDPLITKGMMGSENNISSGGGLISSYENPVKETQPELSSSMVSQSFGVPDMTFNSIDSTINDDALLSNGVWAPPPQPFQRLRTYTKVYKRGAVGRSIDISAYSGYDELKQDLARRFGIEGQLEDRQRVGWKLVYVDHENDVLLVGDDPWEEFVNCVRCIKILSPQEVQQMSLDGDFGGNSVLPNQACSSSGGGQV, encoded by the exons ATGAAGATATCGGCGAACAGTTCCGGATCGAGTTTAACAACTGCGAATCCAGTTGAAG GTGGAGAGAAGAACCGGATAATCAATCCGGAGCTATGGCAGGCCTGTGCCGGACCTCTGGTCAACTTACCGGTGGCCGGTACACACGTCGTCTATTTTCCTCAAGGCCATAGCGAACag GTTGCCGCATCTATGAAGAAGGATGTGGATGCTCAAATTCCAAGCTATCCAAATCTTCAGTCAAAATTGATCTGCATCCTTCATAAAATCACATTACAT GCTGATACAGAAactgatgaagtatatgctcagATGACACTCCAACCCGTTCCTTCG TTTGATAGAGAAGCGGTATTGAGGTCTGATCTGTCAATGAAGGCACTTAAGCCACAAACCGAGTTTTTTTGCAAAACTTTGACAGCAAGTGATACTAGCACTCATGGAGGTTTTTCCGTTCCTCGTCGAGCAGCTGAAAAAATATTCCCACCTCTT GATTTTAATATGCAACCACCTGCACAAGAGCTTATGGCCAGAGATTTACATGACAATGTATGGACGTTTCGCCATATCTATCGTG GGCAACCTAAACGTCACTTGCTAACGACTGGCTGGAGTCTCTTTGTTAGCGGGAAGAGGCTTTTTGCAGGAGACTCGGTCTTGTTTATACG GGATGAAAAACAGCAGCTTCTATTGGGTATTAGACGAGCTAACCGACAACCAGCAAATATATCATCATCAGTTTTGTCCAGTGACAGTATGCATATTGGAGTATTAGCTGCTGCTGCCCATGCAGCTTCAAACAACAGCCCTTTCACTGTATTTTATAATCCAAG GGCTAGCCCCTCAGAGTTTGTGATTCCGTTAGCCAAGTACTACAAAGCAGTCTGCAGTAACCAAATATCTCTCGGCATGCGCTTCCGGATGATGTTCGAGACGGAAGAATCTGGAACAAGAAG GTATATGGGTACAATTACTGGCATCAGTGACCTGGATGGTGTGAGATGGAAGAACTCACAATGGCGTAACCTACAG GTTGGTTGGGATGAAGCAACAGCTGGCGAAAGGCGTAACCGTGTATCGATATGGGAGATTGAGCCCGTTACTGCTCCATTTTTCATGTGCCCGACCCCACCATTTTACCCAGGAAAACGACCTAGACAACCGGGAATGTTAGGTGATGATTCAGCGGATTTCGACAATATATTCAAGCGAACCATGCCATGGCTCGGTGAAGATATGTCCATGAAGGATCCGGGCCTGAGTTTAGCCCAATGGATGAACATGCAGCAAAACCCGTCTTTGGTTAATCAAATCCAACCGGGGTATTTGAACTCATTGGCGGGTCCGGTTTTGCAAAACTATGGCGGGGCACAAATGCTTACTCAGAATAACCTTCAGTTCAATGGTCTTAATGGTCAACGGTCAACATCACAGCTTGATCAGCTACAAAAGCTACCTCAACCTGCTACTACTACAAACCCGTTAGCCATGATGATGCAGTCACAACAGTTGACTGATCTGACCCAGCAAACGGTTAGGCAAAATCTGTTGAATCAAACATTACCTCAGAACCAAGTTCAGTCACAGATTCAATCTCAAAAtatttttcaacttcaacaacaacaacaactgcaacaacagcagcaacaattgcaacaacaacagcagcagcaattgcaacaacagcagcagcagcaacaactgcaacaacaacagcagcaacatcaactgcaacaacaacaacagcagcaacatcaacaacaacagcaacaacatcAACTGCAACAACAGCTGCAATTACAGCAGCAGCAGATGATggtcagtcaaagtcaaagtcaacagaaagtttcATTGCCGTCGCAATTTCCCGATCCGCAATTTGGTCAAAAGCTACAGATCCCAGAAAATCAGTTTCAGCTTCTACAGAAGCTTCAACAACAGTCACTTTTAGCACAGCAAGTACAACATCCCCAAGATCAAACCTTTACAAGGTCAATTTCAACCAGTCAAACGACGGAAACGCCCTCGCAAACACCCGTCACATCACTACCTCAACAGATGTCAAGAAACAATAACGAACAAAATTTCCGATTTTCACATCTTCCTCAACAACCAAAGCTTCAACATGAGATGTCAGGGCAGATGACGGTGCCAACTAATCAGCTCTCGACAAATAGCAGTAGTTTATTGACTGGAACCGGGAGTGATGATGTGCCGTCATGTTCCACATCACCTTCGACTAATAACTGTCCAAATGCGGGGCCCGCTATGATCAACAACCGATCGTACCAGAGAACAACAACTGTGGCTGGTGAAGACATGATTCAGGCTTCTTCTACTCATTTAATGAATACAAATGGTTTGGAAACAATATCAGCAAACGAAAACTTTAGTAAAGAATTGCAGCAAAAAGTTGATGTGAAACCTTCGGTGAACGTTTCAAAGATTCAAAATCAAGGATTTTTAGCTCCACGGACGTATTTACAGAATCTCGGTGGGCCCCAGATGGATTATCTGGACAGCTCATCATCAGCTACCTCGGTTTGCATTTCTCAAAACGACGTACATTTGCAACCTCATAACTCCAATCACATGTCGTTTAACTCACAACCATTGCCGTTTAGAGATACGGTTCAAGATGAGGAAGCTCGAAATGATCCCAGGACGGATATTAATCCATTTGGGGTAAACATGTCGTCGATGATTCCTGACCCTTTGATCACAAAAGGAATGATGGGGTCTGAAAATAATATCAGCTCAGGTGGAGGCTTGATTTCGAGTTACGAAAACCCCGTTAAAGAAACTCAACCTGAACTCTCGTCTTCAATGGTGTCTCAGTCGTTTGGAGTTCCTGATATGACTTTCAACTCCATCGATTCTACCATAAATGATGACGCTTTGTTAAGTAACGGTGTATGGGCCCCACCACCGCAACCGTTTCAGCGACTGCGGACGTATACCAAG GTCTACAAACGAGGAGCAGTTGGAAGATCAATCGACATTTCTGCATATTCAGGCTATGATGAACTTAAACAAGACCTGGCCCGAAGGTTTGGTATCGAGGGTCAACTGGAAGATCGACAAAGAGTTGGCTGGAAACTTGTCTATGTGGATCATGAGAATGATGTTCTCCTTGTTGGGGATGACCCTTGGGA AGAGTTTGTAAACTGCGTACGCTGCATCAAAATATTGTCGCCGCAAGAAGTCCAGCAGATGAGTTTGGATGGAGATTTTGGCGGGAATAGTGTTCTACCAAATCAAGCTTGTAGTAGCTCGGGTGGCGGACAAGTGTAA